Proteins from one Romboutsia sp. CE17 genomic window:
- a CDS encoding EFR1 family ferrodoxin (N-terminal region resembles flavodoxins. C-terminal ferrodoxin region binds two 4Fe-4S clusters.) codes for MVYYFSGTGNSRWVAKKIGKKLNEDVVNIIDINKSDDIHVKEGEIIGFVCPTYAWLPAEIMLNFIKELKFEKCSFSFLICTCDSEAGNIGKLLKKNYSINSVYSIDMPNNYIISSDIDSKEVIDSKLENAEKIINEICIEVSNKNSVCKINKGSFSVLKTKLVAPLFNKYARNTKSFTVENSCVSCGLCQDICPVDCIKLVDGKPFWDKYCLQCLACIHRCPKKAIQYGKKSKNFGRYYLE; via the coding sequence ATGGTTTATTATTTTTCTGGTACAGGAAACTCAAGATGGGTTGCAAAGAAAATAGGTAAAAAATTAAACGAAGATGTTGTAAATATAATTGATATAAATAAAAGTGATGATATCCACGTAAAAGAAGGTGAAATTATTGGATTTGTATGTCCAACTTACGCTTGGCTTCCTGCTGAAATAATGCTAAATTTTATAAAGGAATTGAAATTTGAAAAATGTTCTTTTTCTTTCCTTATATGTACTTGTGATAGCGAAGCTGGCAATATAGGTAAGTTACTAAAAAAAAATTATTCAATAAATAGTGTTTATTCTATTGATATGCCTAATAATTATATAATAAGTTCAGATATTGATTCAAAGGAAGTCATAGATTCTAAACTTGAAAATGCTGAAAAAATAATCAATGAAATTTGTATAGAAGTTAGTAATAAAAATTCTGTCTGTAAAATAAATAAAGGAAGTTTTTCAGTTTTAAAAACAAAATTAGTTGCTCCTTTATTTAATAAATACGCTAGAAATACAAAATCATTTACAGTAGAAAATAGTTGTGTATCTTGTGGTTTATGTCAAGATATTTGTCCTGTTGACTGTATTAAATTAGTAGATGGTAAACCTTTTTGGGATAAGTATTGCCTACAATGCTTGGCTTGTATCCATAGATGTCCTAAAAAAGCAATCCAATATGGTAAAAAAAGTAAAAATTTTGGCAGATATTATCTTGAATAA
- a CDS encoding FUSC family protein produces the protein MKKIGLRTIKTGIAVFLAMLAGYFGLVETPVYTVSVCIFSIKNTMKSSVSDARTRILGTLLGGFVGYIFAILTHGEIISTALGVILIIHLCNSLKISDSAGIASVTFTAILIGIGQNNPLTYSIFRTIDTLIGLLIALLVNYGVSRPKYLKHLCSAFKSAHADCIDIASEMVAKNDFSNYWKYEEIFDDLQNYYNLLLDEITYANKDADFTELKEYFNIFEQLLHHIHGLYLLKNNPLDKSNWSNGTIYKYHIDSINKLLSMSLLMELDFNLILDSR, from the coding sequence ATGAAAAAAATAGGACTTAGAACGATCAAGACAGGGATAGCCGTATTTTTAGCAATGTTGGCAGGATATTTTGGATTAGTAGAAACTCCAGTATATACGGTATCAGTGTGTATATTTTCCATAAAAAATACAATGAAAAGCTCTGTTTCTGATGCTCGTACAAGAATATTAGGAACATTACTTGGAGGTTTTGTAGGATATATATTTGCTATTCTTACCCATGGAGAAATTATATCCACTGCTTTAGGAGTTATTCTAATTATACATTTATGTAACTCTTTAAAAATATCAGACTCAGCTGGTATTGCATCTGTAACTTTTACAGCTATACTTATAGGCATTGGCCAAAATAATCCTTTAACATATTCTATTTTTCGTACTATAGATACCTTAATAGGATTATTAATAGCTTTACTAGTTAATTATGGTGTAAGTCGCCCTAAATACCTAAAACATTTATGCTCTGCTTTTAAATCAGCTCATGCTGATTGTATAGATATTGCCTCTGAAATGGTTGCTAAAAATGATTTTAGTAACTACTGGAAATATGAAGAGATATTTGATGATTTACAAAATTATTATAATCTTCTTTTAGATGAGATTACATACGCTAACAAAGATGCTGATTTTACTGAGCTTAAAGAATACTTTAATATATTTGAGCAATTACTTCATCATATTCATGGATTATATCTATTAAAAAATAATCCTTTAGATAAATCAAATTGGTCTAATGGCACTATTTATAAGTATCATATAGATAGTATTAATAAACTTCTATCTATGTCTTTACTTATGGAACTAGATTTCAATTTAATACTTGACTCGAGGTAA
- a CDS encoding ABC transporter ATP-binding protein/permease: MLTLKNIKKSYTTGSFTQTALDGVSVNFRKNEFVTILGPSGSGKTTCLNVIGGLDKYDSGDLIINGRSTKEFKDTDWDAYRNNSIGFIFQSYNLINHLDIISNVEMGMTLSGVSPKEKREKALEVLERVGLKEHVHKKPNQLSGGQMQRVAIARALANDPDIILADEPTGALDTKTSVQIMELIKDIAKDKLVIMVTHNPELAHDYADRIIEFRDGNIISDSNILEEGVHDGSYSLKKTSMNFLTALKLSATNIKTKKGRTFLTAFASSIGIIGIAVILSLSTGFKTKIEEVQSDTLSEYPITITQSSQQIDEETIENMRGEMQSSITGNVEYVDSDEVYLYDISDTIKTHVNNFSEEFIEHLNDIDKNICSSIGYTRIASMNLIRKIDDTYKSVSFASENGNLPMQSATISSYPEMIDTSNGSYIEKNYDLLAGKYPTEDTDLVLVVDSKNRVDINLLKSLGIDTKDISSIDFDELVGMEFKLIDNDDYYEKTNFGTYMPTDDLEKAYKSKNSTTLTLKAIVRSNPDSGVGILANGIAYSDKLTELVVENGLDSEIVKAQKDADYNVLTKEELDEKSKSSLISYLGGDSTPYAIMIYPKNFDSKDQVVSYLEDYNSKIDSEDDTIVYTDLAQTMSDMSGGIMDAITIVLVAFASISLVVSLIMVGIITYISVLERTKEIGILRALGARKKDITRVFNAETFIIGTCSGLLGIIIAWGLTFPMNDILYNMTELENIAYLNPLHAIMLLTISVVLTMIGGWIPSKFASKKDPVESLRS, encoded by the coding sequence ATGCTTACATTAAAAAATATTAAGAAAAGTTACACAACAGGTAGCTTTACACAGACAGCACTAGATGGTGTGTCAGTAAATTTTAGAAAAAATGAATTTGTGACCATTTTAGGGCCAAGTGGTTCAGGAAAAACAACGTGCCTAAATGTAATAGGTGGTCTTGATAAATATGATAGTGGGGATTTGATAATAAATGGAAGATCAACAAAAGAATTTAAAGACACAGATTGGGATGCATATAGAAATAATAGTATAGGATTTATTTTTCAAAGTTACAACTTAATAAATCATTTAGATATAATATCAAATGTAGAGATGGGGATGACTCTAAGTGGTGTTTCTCCAAAAGAAAAAAGAGAAAAAGCACTAGAAGTACTTGAAAGAGTAGGTCTAAAAGAACATGTACATAAAAAGCCCAATCAACTTTCAGGTGGTCAAATGCAAAGAGTTGCTATTGCAAGGGCACTTGCCAATGATCCTGATATAATATTAGCTGATGAGCCAACAGGAGCACTTGATACAAAAACTAGTGTTCAAATAATGGAGCTAATAAAAGATATAGCAAAAGACAAATTAGTAATAATGGTTACGCATAATCCTGAGTTAGCACATGATTATGCAGATAGAATAATAGAATTTAGAGATGGTAATATAATATCTGATTCAAATATATTAGAAGAAGGAGTTCATGATGGTTCTTACTCATTAAAGAAAACTAGTATGAACTTCTTAACAGCGTTAAAGCTATCTGCTACAAATATTAAAACTAAAAAAGGTAGAACTTTTTTAACAGCATTTGCATCAAGTATAGGTATAATAGGAATCGCTGTAATACTTAGTTTATCAACTGGTTTTAAAACAAAAATTGAAGAAGTTCAATCGGATACTTTATCAGAATATCCAATAACAATAACTCAAAGTTCTCAACAAATAGATGAAGAGACTATTGAAAATATGAGAGGAGAAATGCAAAGTAGTATTACAGGTAATGTAGAGTATGTTGATAGCGATGAAGTATATTTATATGATATAAGTGATACAATAAAGACTCATGTAAATAATTTTAGTGAAGAATTTATAGAACATCTAAATGATATAGATAAAAACATCTGTTCAAGTATTGGATATACAAGAATAGCATCTATGAATCTTATCAGAAAAATAGATGATACTTATAAATCAGTTTCATTTGCAAGCGAGAATGGTAATTTACCTATGCAATCAGCTACAATATCATCTTACCCAGAGATGATTGATACTAGTAATGGATCTTATATAGAAAAAAATTATGATTTATTAGCTGGAAAATATCCAACAGAGGATACAGACTTAGTTCTTGTAGTAGATTCTAAAAATAGAGTTGATATAAATCTTTTAAAATCTCTTGGTATAGATACAAAAGATATAAGTAGTATAGATTTTGATGAATTAGTTGGGATGGAATTTAAGCTTATAGATAATGATGATTACTATGAAAAAACAAATTTTGGAACGTATATGCCGACTGATGATTTAGAAAAAGCTTATAAAAGTAAAAATAGTACAACTTTAACTTTAAAAGCTATAGTGCGTTCAAATCCTGATAGTGGAGTAGGAATATTAGCTAATGGAATAGCGTATAGTGATAAACTTACAGAGCTAGTAGTAGAAAATGGATTAGATTCAGAAATAGTAAAAGCTCAAAAGGACGCTGATTATAACGTTCTTACTAAAGAGGAATTAGATGAAAAATCTAAGTCATCTTTAATATCGTACTTAGGTGGAGACTCGACTCCATATGCTATTATGATTTATCCTAAGAACTTTGACTCTAAGGATCAAGTTGTAAGCTACTTAGAAGATTATAATAGTAAAATAGATTCAGAAGATGACACAATTGTTTATACTGATTTAGCTCAAACTATGTCTGATATGTCTGGTGGTATAATGGATGCTATAACAATTGTACTAGTTGCCTTTGCATCAATATCATTAGTTGTTTCTTTAATAATGGTGGGTATAATTACTTATATATCTGTATTAGAGAGAACAAAAGAAATAGGAATACTTAGAGCGTTAGGTGCAAGAAAGAAAGATATAACAAGGGTATTTAATGCAGAAACATTTATAATAGGTACTTGTTCAGGATTATTAGGAATAATTATAGCATGGGGATTAACTTTCCCGATGAATGATATTCTTTACAATATGACAGAATTAGAAAATATCGCTTATTTAAATCCTCTACATGCAATAATGCTGTTAACAATAAGTGTAGTACTTACTATGATAGGTGGATGGATACCATCAAAATTTGCATCTAAAAAAGATCCAGTAGAATCTCTTAGAAGCTAA